One region of Wyeomyia smithii strain HCP4-BCI-WySm-NY-G18 chromosome 3, ASM2978416v1, whole genome shotgun sequence genomic DNA includes:
- the LOC129732131 gene encoding protein tilB isoform X2: MVRITEQLVRKRSEHNELVIGTLEELSLHQEDIERIEHIGRWCRELKILLLQSNLISKIENLHMLKRLEYLNLALNNIERIENLDGLESLQKLDLTLNFIGQLTSVESLRNNYNLKELFLTGNPCTDYPNYRNYVICALPQLQTLDGQDITRTERLKAGDFQKTRSLILLSETAYQIERDEQKIRVAQSIIDQESSVEHLDEEQRTTQFWQQKSEHCPETRNFMAKYSRRAKETPVSSLESLANKARKRILFAECGRPYSVNEPKLTFMFHDEDHQYQIDLHVFKYLDTSYIEVDVQPNYIRVTIKGKIFQLALKEEVQTDKSSCQRSATTGHLLIVLPKLNAQNVSFQQSTRAREDVQPGNIATELKGTVDYRHIVSKSQETCNAQCDEGEIPPLI, encoded by the exons ATGGTGCGAA TAACCGAACAACTGGTTCGAAAACGTTCGGAGCACAATGAGCTGGTGATTGGTACCTTGGAAGAGCTATCCCTGCACCAAGAGGACATCGAACGCATTGAACATATCGGCCGATGGTGTCGAGAGTTAAAAATTCTTCTGCTTCAATCGAATTTaatatcaaaaattgaaaaccttCATATGCTAAAAAGGCTAGAGTATCTAAACTTGGCGCTCAACAACATTGAACGTATTGAAAACTTGGATGGTTTAGAATCGCTTCAAAAGTTAGATTTAACTTTAAATTTTATTGGCCAACTTACCAGTGTCGAGTCACTACGGAACAACTACAATTTGAAAGAACTTTTCCTGACGGGAAATCCTTGCACAGACTACCCCAATTACCGCAACTATGTTATATGTGCGTTACCTCAGCTTCAGACACTGGACGGACAGGATATTACTAGAACTGAGCGATTAAAAGCTGGAGATTTCCAGAAGACTCGAAGCCTAATTTTGCTATCAGAAACCGCGTATCAAATCGAAAGAGATGAACAAAAGATTCGAGTTGCTCAATCAATAATCGATCAAGAAAGTAGCGTTGAACATCTAGACGAAGAACAAAGAACTACCCAGTTCTGGCAGCAGAAAAGTGAACATTGCCCGGAAACCAGAAACTTTATGGCAAAATATTCCAGAAGAGCCAAAGAAACACCAGTATCAAGTTTAGAGTCTTTGGCTAATAAAGCAAGAAAACGAATTCTTTTTGCAGAATGTGGGAGGCCTTACAGTGTGAACGAACCAAAACTTACATTTATGTTTCATGATGAAGATCATCAATACCAAATAGATCTACACGTTTTCAA GTACTTGGACACGTCTTACATCGAAGTGGACGTTCAACCGAACTACATAAGAGTCACTATTAAAGGGAAAATATTTCAATTAGCTTTGAAAGAAGAAGTGCAAACGGACAAATCTTCGTGTCAACGATCCGCTACAACTGGGCATCTTCTTATCGTCCTACCAAAGTTAAACGCCCAAAATGTCTCTTTCCAGCAATCAACGCGTG CCCGAGAGGACGTCCAGCCAGGCAACATAGCAACGGAGCTAAAAGGAACAGTTGATTACAGACACATTGTCAGCAAGTCACAAGAAACATGCAATGCACAATGCGATGAGGGTGAAATACCACCATTAATATAA
- the LOC129732131 gene encoding protein tilB isoform X1: MVRITEQLVRKRSEHNELVIGTLEELSLHQEDIERIEHIGRWCRELKILLLQSNLISKIENLHMLKRLEYLNLALNNIERIENLDGLESLQKLDLTLNFIGQLTSVESLRNNYNLKELFLTGNPCTDYPNYRNYVICALPQLQTLDGQDITRTERLKAGDFQKTRSLILLSETAYQIERDEQKIRVAQSIIDQESSVEHLDEEQRTTQFWQQKSEHCPETRNFMAKYSRRAKETPVSSLESLANKARKRILFAECGRPYSVNEPKLTFMFHDEDHQYQIDLHVFKYLDTSYIEVDVQPNYIRVTIKGKIFQLALKEEVQTDKSSCQRSATTGHLLIVLPKLNAQNVSFQQSTRGNNNKLVVFSQYFISTIAAREDVQPGNIATELKGTVDYRHIVSKSQETCNAQCDEGEIPPLI, encoded by the exons ATGGTGCGAA TAACCGAACAACTGGTTCGAAAACGTTCGGAGCACAATGAGCTGGTGATTGGTACCTTGGAAGAGCTATCCCTGCACCAAGAGGACATCGAACGCATTGAACATATCGGCCGATGGTGTCGAGAGTTAAAAATTCTTCTGCTTCAATCGAATTTaatatcaaaaattgaaaaccttCATATGCTAAAAAGGCTAGAGTATCTAAACTTGGCGCTCAACAACATTGAACGTATTGAAAACTTGGATGGTTTAGAATCGCTTCAAAAGTTAGATTTAACTTTAAATTTTATTGGCCAACTTACCAGTGTCGAGTCACTACGGAACAACTACAATTTGAAAGAACTTTTCCTGACGGGAAATCCTTGCACAGACTACCCCAATTACCGCAACTATGTTATATGTGCGTTACCTCAGCTTCAGACACTGGACGGACAGGATATTACTAGAACTGAGCGATTAAAAGCTGGAGATTTCCAGAAGACTCGAAGCCTAATTTTGCTATCAGAAACCGCGTATCAAATCGAAAGAGATGAACAAAAGATTCGAGTTGCTCAATCAATAATCGATCAAGAAAGTAGCGTTGAACATCTAGACGAAGAACAAAGAACTACCCAGTTCTGGCAGCAGAAAAGTGAACATTGCCCGGAAACCAGAAACTTTATGGCAAAATATTCCAGAAGAGCCAAAGAAACACCAGTATCAAGTTTAGAGTCTTTGGCTAATAAAGCAAGAAAACGAATTCTTTTTGCAGAATGTGGGAGGCCTTACAGTGTGAACGAACCAAAACTTACATTTATGTTTCATGATGAAGATCATCAATACCAAATAGATCTACACGTTTTCAA GTACTTGGACACGTCTTACATCGAAGTGGACGTTCAACCGAACTACATAAGAGTCACTATTAAAGGGAAAATATTTCAATTAGCTTTGAAAGAAGAAGTGCAAACGGACAAATCTTCGTGTCAACGATCCGCTACAACTGGGCATCTTCTTATCGTCCTACCAAAGTTAAACGCCCAAAATGTCTCTTTCCAGCAATCAACGCGTGGTAATAACAACAAATTAGTGGTGTTTAGCCAATACTTTATAAGCACAATTGCAGCCCGAGAGGACGTCCAGCCAGGCAACATAGCAACGGAGCTAAAAGGAACAGTTGATTACAGACACATTGTCAGCAAGTCACAAGAAACATGCAATGCACAATGCGATGAGGGTGAAATACCACCATTAATATAA
- the LOC129732132 gene encoding active regulator of SIRT1-like encodes MSKSLVRKALALAEEGLECSSNKKTTKQSTAVKDTSDLMPQHHKSVRHVGKKGSKVPKDVLKKRIGKLTVVEARKQLQNRTDNTDDNIRKLLLLSSANIGRQGNAKLVKRAQTGRYVVKAKEIVPKQKAEKSVFSEEDFRKFEEELQQLG; translated from the exons ATGTCTAAATCGCTTGTAAGAAAAGCCCTGGCGTTAGCAGAGGAGGGTTTGGAATGTTCGAGTAATAAGAAAACCACAAAACAATCAACTGCTGTAAAAG ATACCTCAGATTTAATGCCGCAACATCACAAGTCAGTAAGGCACGTCGGCAAAAAGGGTTCAAAAGTACCGAAGGATGTGTTGAAAAAACGTATAGGAAAGTTAACAGTAGTCGAAGCCCGTAAACAACTACAAAATCGGACAGACAACACCGATGATAACATTAGAAAATTGCTGCTCTTAAGTTCGGCAAATATTGGACGACAGGGAAATGCCAAG CTTGTCAAGCGTGCACAGACTGGCCGATATGTGGTCAAAGCGAAGGAAATTGTACCAAAACAAAAAgcggaaaaaagtgtttttagtGAAGAAGATTTCCGTAAATTCGAAGAAGAGTTGCAACAGTTAGGATAA